In Aliiglaciecola sp. LCG003, a genomic segment contains:
- a CDS encoding non-ribosomal peptide synthetase/type I polyketide synthase: protein MSDNEDRFNGFEIAVVGMSCRFPGADNVDAFWRNLSNGVESIQRFSQQELIDLGHDPEVVRQSNFIPAHGAVNHYNTFDARFFGYTPREAGVMDPQQRLFLELAWEALENAGYAPKSMQVPVGIFAGTSTNTYLEANVRKNQQVLAAISDFQANVLNQSDFLATRASYKLGLSGSSFTIQSACSTSLVATHVACQQLISGSCDLALAGGVSITLPRNWGYQYQEGMIYSPDGHCRAFDEKASGTLKGDGGGIVVLKRLADAIEDGDHIEAIILGSASNNDAQAKVGFTAPGLDGQVDVIQTALLMADVEAKSISNIECHGTGTPMGDPIEIAALTKAFGPDVDKNVCAVGSVKTNIGHLDAGAGVAGLIKTVLALKHKTLPPSLNFSHPNPVINFEQTPFYVNHSCKPWQAGPFPRRGGVSSFGIGGTNAHIILEETPEDLLIPLEADPEASYLLGWSAQSKAALDDYKQLLLEALLSTDCPSIRNIAFTLNIGRERFSHRRAMICQNTQQAIDILSSPSSPSLVTAQSFGESSSIGFMFPGQGSQYVNMGRGLYQNEPVFAQQVDLCASMLLAHMEVDIRHILYPELGGQVDHATDTLTQTAFTQPALFVMGYALAKLWQSKGIQPAVVLGHSIGEYAAACVAGVFSLEDALLLVAKRGAMMQSLPAGDMLSVRLSAAQTRPYLSEALSIAAINSPELCVVSGPANDITAVAESLERQGVTCKLLQTSHGFHSAMMEPMLSEFENLLSTCQLNSPNIEMISTVTGKLVAPEVVTTKQYWLDNIRQPVDFAAAAQTLLAQSGQVFIECGPGNTLSSLLRACADKPAEVSCINSFRHSLEEVGDDVFFNAAHAKLWTYGVELAEPLMPTSGRRVPLPTYPFQRKLCWVEPQQHSPAANFNTQKVNVEQKMPLHQWFYAPTWQSQKLNFKTPITDPQQRWLVLSEDAEFLQQIKIELAAQKIDVISIAEYSSSASLANLAKTLGDFVPNHIVVINTREIRSCAEQPPDSAPFYNLLALLQSLLSVLDFSQLQFNYVSRNACSVNPQTECMPQRLMPLGLLRSLQAEYVGLKARFINVNEPAMIQATGLIAECLAEDGPLLINYQFGQRWTQQLQNVELPPSNTAISRLRVGGTYLITGGLGAMGLAFAKHLAQQYQANLILLSREALPQQNEWDAWLAQHPESDGVSSKIRAVKELQEVAANVMSVAVDVADSVGLENVKKQVLERFGEINGLIHAAGVPGGGIIATMQQQTIQQVFSSKVIGTWNLNHTFADIKMDFMLLCSSLTSFIDRPGRGEYSAANYYLDGFANSANQFTQTPVLSINWDAWSGSSMSQTAGAESAQERIESDEGVEALLRSLQSGWPQVIVSTRNLCPPNSIEQPQESIQGSASSIEVKEHLLQSDQQVFDPSLTPAQQILSAIWQDLLGVDDLSISDNFFELGGDSIVSLQMTSRAAQKGLKITARQVFENQTIEALAKLVEDQVQAHGSLQTADSDDHTCEHQPQQLITGETPLTPIQSWFFANEFAHPEHWNLYHQLSLPTLISAEQLRLVLQSIVLQHDVLRSQFIKVSDGWTQRVQGDEHKLEFERIALKSQNQQDLDTELAALIEQQSASLNLNGGNLYRFVMLDNPLNNDVTLLIVIHHLLVDIVSFNIILDDMRSAWLAVKAGRPVKLPAKTISFQDFAAGLQQYSTSQQCQQDYQYWREYENLTLLGLPVDSQHGDNAVSSASQQTLILDSATTARMTKGLSKLGIQAKDVLLSTLVLTLAEFTGQSRILIELEEHGRDVLQDDYDVSRTVGWFTKAYPVHFTVPAFNHPMACVSSVQKMAEQASEVGLSYGLHKQQFNAQQTTSNASAPQVVFLYQGNVLHDETKGEFTPLKPCQASRYAQQIRTHLLEFNIWIEQGQAHINVGFSHQRHEAQTIKGVLACFERICLHLVDTLMLEQGLSSKEVTSSDVLVSKTVASNNSCLQFPLSFAQERVWFLEQIESQSTLHNKHSVLKINGPVKTEYLHQAISELTKQHQSLRTTFNKVDGEPRQCVHPNVEIVMPKVIISSDEKGSVEDKLKLLSETELNQPFDLERGPLIRLRLVEISPDKHFLLITLHHIIIDAWSMQLFFNQLERLYHVFSLDESTHAIEKPKQYSEFVNWQRDGIDSKPIVESLAFWRQKLHGLPTRIELPTDRVRPALQTFVGDKVDISLSLDMAAKLRRFCASQGVSVYMAMLTVFNILLAKYSGQTDIVVGTPVANRPQRAFESIIGLLVNNLVLRSDLSANPKFSQLLHQVRSDVLDANEHANVPFEKVVQALNPERDRSQSPLFQVMMVFMNAPQGKAGVQTSHGVNMQPEEIHNRISEFDLSLYVYEEGASQDAKHQSLTAWFEFNTALFNHERISLMADHYIHLLDQVLDDANVAIDNLQLMSPLQIEQQVRDWKGKSVELTDVHKLELQLEQLLCASFITQGTAEALRCGDDILTYQQLDLDSKSLARQLQTMGVGPEVPVAIFIQRSTDMLVAMLAVLRAGGCYVPLDPSFPADRIDYMLKDSESKLVLTTGSLQSSLPDNNCQLLIKERWPKFVQHQDDIVCHAKPENLAYVIYTSGSTGLPKGVRIERRNVINFLLSMAQQPGLDSKDTFVAVTTISFDIHVLELWLPLMVGARLVIANSQQASDGHALLALLKNSHATAMQATPATWHLLLQCGWQHPLHIKALCGGEPLTEALCNKLMSLTDSVWNMYGPTETCVWSSVEKIVDSDELITVGRPIANTQFYIVDKSMNLLPAGISGELLIGGAGVVRDYFKREDLNAQQFVFNPIKSIETGKVYRTGDSAQWLTDGRVIIKGRIDNQVKLRGYRIELGEIETRLRQHEDVKDAVVALRGEAENIRLVAWLKGNDNSLPSNASLRAFLQLKLPDYMLPAVFAWVDEFAMTPNNKVDRKALIEPVFEQINSSQEHKMLTDAEQLVANVFARVLNVPQVDRLDNFFDLGGHSLLSMKVVDQIEQQSGVRIHPGELFQQSVGQIAAMYQDSLINDKGQ from the coding sequence ATGTCGGATAATGAAGACAGGTTTAATGGCTTTGAAATTGCCGTTGTGGGTATGTCATGTCGCTTTCCAGGGGCCGATAATGTTGACGCATTTTGGCGAAATCTCAGCAACGGCGTGGAATCTATTCAACGCTTCAGTCAGCAAGAGTTAATTGATTTAGGCCATGACCCCGAAGTGGTCAGGCAATCCAATTTCATTCCTGCCCATGGCGCAGTAAACCATTACAACACCTTTGATGCTAGGTTTTTCGGTTACACCCCTCGAGAAGCGGGGGTGATGGATCCACAGCAACGACTGTTTCTCGAATTAGCTTGGGAGGCCTTGGAAAACGCAGGTTATGCGCCTAAATCAATGCAAGTTCCGGTCGGTATTTTTGCTGGCACCAGCACTAATACTTATCTCGAAGCCAATGTACGTAAAAATCAGCAAGTGCTTGCCGCCATATCAGATTTTCAAGCCAATGTTTTAAATCAAAGTGATTTCTTGGCAACCAGAGCAAGCTATAAACTTGGTCTGAGCGGTTCCAGTTTTACCATTCAATCTGCGTGTTCGACATCATTGGTCGCCACCCATGTGGCTTGCCAGCAGTTAATTTCAGGATCTTGTGATCTAGCATTAGCTGGTGGCGTGTCTATAACATTACCGCGAAATTGGGGATATCAATATCAAGAAGGCATGATCTATTCGCCAGACGGTCATTGCCGTGCATTTGATGAAAAAGCCAGTGGCACATTAAAAGGAGATGGAGGCGGTATTGTTGTATTAAAACGATTGGCAGACGCGATAGAGGATGGCGATCATATTGAAGCTATTATTCTAGGGTCTGCCTCAAACAATGATGCCCAAGCTAAAGTTGGTTTCACCGCGCCTGGATTGGATGGTCAGGTTGATGTTATTCAAACAGCATTATTAATGGCGGACGTAGAAGCGAAGTCAATCTCAAACATTGAATGTCATGGTACCGGCACCCCTATGGGTGATCCTATAGAAATTGCGGCGCTGACCAAAGCATTTGGGCCTGATGTAGACAAGAATGTTTGTGCTGTGGGTTCGGTAAAAACAAATATTGGACACTTAGACGCAGGTGCAGGGGTTGCGGGTTTAATCAAAACCGTCCTAGCTCTAAAGCATAAAACCTTACCGCCAAGTTTGAACTTTAGTCATCCCAATCCAGTTATTAATTTTGAACAAACTCCCTTTTATGTAAATCACAGTTGCAAGCCGTGGCAAGCAGGGCCTTTTCCAAGAAGAGGTGGAGTCAGCTCATTCGGTATTGGTGGCACTAACGCGCACATCATATTGGAAGAAACACCAGAGGACTTATTAATACCGCTCGAAGCTGATCCGGAAGCTAGTTATCTACTCGGTTGGTCGGCTCAAAGTAAGGCTGCGTTAGATGATTATAAGCAACTTTTACTTGAGGCTCTTTTATCAACAGATTGCCCCAGCATCAGGAATATAGCCTTTACGCTGAATATTGGACGAGAGCGATTCTCCCATCGACGGGCAATGATTTGTCAAAACACTCAGCAGGCAATTGACATTCTTAGCTCACCGAGCTCACCGAGTTTAGTGACCGCACAAAGCTTTGGTGAATCTTCCAGTATTGGTTTTATGTTTCCTGGGCAAGGTTCCCAGTATGTCAACATGGGACGTGGCCTATATCAGAATGAACCTGTGTTTGCCCAACAGGTAGACCTATGTGCCAGTATGCTACTGGCCCATATGGAGGTGGATATTAGGCATATATTGTATCCAGAGCTTGGCGGACAAGTGGACCATGCAACTGATACTTTAACCCAGACCGCATTTACGCAACCAGCGCTGTTCGTGATGGGCTATGCCTTAGCTAAGTTGTGGCAATCTAAAGGTATCCAGCCTGCGGTTGTGCTAGGTCATAGCATCGGCGAATATGCTGCAGCCTGTGTAGCGGGTGTGTTTAGTCTGGAAGATGCATTATTGTTAGTCGCCAAGCGAGGGGCAATGATGCAGTCATTACCCGCAGGTGATATGTTATCAGTGCGTTTGTCTGCTGCACAAACCCGCCCATATTTATCTGAGGCACTTTCTATTGCTGCAATTAACTCCCCTGAGCTCTGCGTAGTGTCTGGCCCGGCAAACGACATTACTGCCGTTGCCGAATCTTTAGAGCGCCAAGGCGTAACCTGTAAACTACTGCAAACCTCCCATGGTTTCCATTCTGCCATGATGGAGCCGATGTTATCCGAATTTGAAAACCTGTTGTCTACTTGTCAGCTAAATTCTCCAAACATTGAGATGATCTCGACAGTTACCGGCAAACTCGTTGCCCCAGAGGTGGTGACAACTAAGCAATATTGGCTCGACAATATTCGTCAGCCGGTTGATTTTGCCGCAGCAGCACAAACGCTACTCGCGCAATCAGGCCAAGTGTTTATCGAGTGTGGTCCTGGTAATACATTGAGCTCATTGTTGCGAGCTTGTGCCGACAAGCCTGCTGAGGTGAGTTGTATTAACTCATTTCGACATTCGTTGGAAGAGGTTGGCGATGATGTGTTTTTCAATGCTGCTCATGCGAAGTTATGGACTTATGGAGTTGAATTAGCTGAACCATTAATGCCTACTTCGGGTCGGCGCGTGCCCTTGCCAACCTACCCGTTTCAACGAAAGCTATGTTGGGTCGAGCCTCAGCAGCATAGTCCTGCGGCCAATTTTAATACTCAAAAAGTTAACGTTGAGCAAAAAATGCCACTGCATCAATGGTTTTATGCGCCGACTTGGCAATCGCAAAAATTGAACTTCAAAACACCAATCACTGATCCTCAACAACGCTGGTTAGTATTATCAGAGGATGCAGAGTTTCTGCAGCAAATTAAAATCGAATTAGCGGCTCAAAAGATAGATGTTATAAGTATCGCTGAATATAGCAGTTCGGCTTCATTGGCTAATTTGGCCAAGACGCTGGGGGATTTTGTCCCAAACCATATTGTGGTAATCAATACTCGGGAAATCCGCTCTTGTGCTGAACAGCCGCCTGATTCAGCGCCGTTCTACAATTTACTCGCCTTGTTGCAAAGTCTGCTCAGTGTATTGGATTTTAGCCAACTGCAATTCAACTATGTGAGCCGCAATGCCTGTTCGGTTAATCCTCAAACTGAATGTATGCCGCAACGCCTCATGCCACTAGGGTTGCTGCGTAGCCTGCAAGCTGAATACGTAGGTTTAAAGGCGAGGTTTATCAATGTTAATGAACCAGCAATGATCCAAGCGACTGGACTGATAGCAGAGTGCTTAGCAGAGGATGGGCCGCTGTTAATAAATTACCAATTTGGCCAACGCTGGACTCAACAGTTGCAGAATGTTGAATTACCACCGAGTAATACCGCCATCAGCCGACTTAGAGTAGGAGGTACCTATCTTATTACCGGTGGTCTGGGCGCCATGGGTTTGGCTTTTGCTAAACATTTGGCACAACAGTACCAAGCAAATTTGATTTTACTTAGCAGAGAAGCCTTACCGCAACAAAATGAGTGGGATGCATGGTTAGCGCAGCATCCCGAAAGCGATGGGGTTTCAAGCAAAATTCGAGCGGTTAAAGAGTTACAAGAAGTGGCTGCAAATGTCATGTCGGTAGCAGTTGACGTCGCCGATTCTGTCGGCTTAGAGAATGTGAAGAAACAGGTGCTAGAACGCTTCGGTGAGATAAATGGATTGATTCACGCCGCAGGCGTGCCCGGTGGTGGCATTATTGCGACTATGCAACAGCAGACAATACAACAGGTGTTTTCTTCAAAGGTGATCGGAACCTGGAATCTAAATCACACATTTGCAGATATTAAGATGGACTTTATGCTGTTATGTTCATCGTTAACCTCATTTATTGACCGTCCAGGAAGAGGGGAATACAGCGCAGCGAATTACTATTTGGATGGCTTCGCTAACTCAGCAAATCAGTTCACTCAGACACCTGTGTTGAGCATCAATTGGGATGCCTGGTCTGGTAGTAGTATGAGTCAGACTGCTGGCGCTGAAAGTGCGCAAGAGCGCATTGAATCTGACGAGGGAGTAGAAGCATTACTGCGTAGCCTGCAAAGTGGATGGCCGCAGGTAATTGTATCGACCCGCAACTTGTGTCCACCTAATAGTATCGAACAGCCTCAAGAGTCGATACAAGGTTCGGCTAGTAGTATTGAAGTTAAAGAGCATCTGCTTCAATCTGACCAACAGGTTTTTGATCCCAGCCTTACCCCAGCACAACAAATTTTAAGCGCAATATGGCAAGACCTGCTTGGCGTTGATGATTTGTCGATCAGCGACAATTTTTTTGAATTGGGCGGTGACTCTATCGTCAGCTTACAAATGACCTCCCGGGCCGCACAAAAGGGCCTGAAGATTACCGCTAGACAGGTGTTTGAAAATCAAACTATCGAAGCACTTGCCAAATTAGTGGAAGATCAAGTTCAAGCGCATGGTTCGCTCCAAACCGCAGACAGTGACGATCACACTTGCGAGCACCAGCCGCAACAGCTAATAACCGGTGAAACGCCATTGACGCCAATACAGTCCTGGTTCTTTGCCAATGAATTTGCCCACCCTGAACATTGGAATTTATACCATCAATTATCTTTGCCCACACTCATCAGCGCCGAGCAGCTTCGCCTAGTATTGCAGTCCATTGTGTTGCAGCATGATGTCTTGCGTAGTCAATTTATAAAAGTGAGTGATGGCTGGACGCAGAGAGTGCAGGGGGACGAACACAAATTGGAGTTCGAGCGGATTGCCCTTAAAAGTCAAAATCAGCAGGATTTGGATACAGAGCTTGCTGCACTCATCGAGCAACAAAGCGCATCGTTAAATTTGAATGGCGGGAATTTATACCGTTTTGTAATGCTTGATAACCCATTAAATAACGATGTTACCTTGCTCATAGTGATCCATCATTTATTAGTGGATATCGTATCATTTAATATTATTCTTGATGACATGCGAAGTGCATGGCTAGCTGTTAAAGCTGGTCGGCCGGTTAAGTTACCAGCAAAAACCATTTCATTTCAGGACTTTGCAGCAGGCTTACAGCAGTATTCAACTAGCCAGCAGTGTCAGCAAGATTATCAATACTGGCGGGAGTATGAAAATCTCACATTGTTAGGATTGCCGGTCGATTCGCAACATGGTGATAATGCAGTGTCATCCGCCAGCCAGCAAACGTTAATATTGGATAGTGCGACAACAGCCCGTATGACTAAAGGCCTAAGTAAATTGGGCATACAGGCAAAAGACGTCCTGTTGAGTACCCTAGTACTCACCTTAGCCGAATTTACAGGGCAGTCGCGTATTCTTATCGAGTTGGAGGAGCACGGTAGAGATGTGCTGCAGGATGATTATGATGTAAGCCGAACGGTGGGATGGTTTACCAAAGCCTACCCAGTGCACTTCACAGTACCAGCATTCAACCACCCAATGGCATGTGTTTCCAGCGTGCAAAAAATGGCTGAGCAGGCAAGCGAGGTAGGCTTGAGCTATGGATTACACAAGCAGCAATTTAATGCCCAACAAACAACTTCAAATGCTAGCGCCCCTCAAGTGGTCTTTCTCTATCAGGGAAATGTTTTACATGACGAAACCAAGGGCGAATTTACGCCATTAAAGCCATGTCAGGCTAGTCGCTATGCGCAGCAAATTCGAACACACTTGTTAGAATTTAACATCTGGATTGAGCAGGGACAGGCCCATATCAATGTGGGCTTCAGTCATCAACGTCACGAAGCTCAAACCATTAAAGGTGTGCTAGCGTGCTTCGAGAGAATTTGCCTCCACTTGGTCGATACGCTCATGTTAGAACAAGGCTTAAGCTCGAAAGAGGTGACTAGTTCAGATGTTTTAGTGAGTAAAACCGTAGCCTCAAACAACTCATGCCTGCAGTTTCCTTTGTCATTCGCCCAGGAAAGAGTGTGGTTTCTGGAGCAGATTGAAAGCCAATCAACCTTGCATAACAAACATTCGGTATTAAAAATAAACGGTCCTGTGAAAACAGAGTATCTTCATCAAGCAATATCCGAGCTCACAAAACAACATCAAAGCCTGCGAACGACTTTCAATAAGGTAGATGGCGAACCACGGCAATGTGTCCATCCAAACGTTGAAATAGTGATGCCCAAAGTTATCATCAGCAGTGATGAGAAAGGTAGTGTAGAAGATAAGCTGAAATTGCTATCTGAAACGGAACTCAATCAACCTTTCGACTTAGAGCGTGGTCCGTTAATTCGCCTTCGGCTGGTGGAGATTAGTCCAGACAAACATTTTTTACTTATCACCCTTCATCACATCATTATCGATGCGTGGTCTATGCAATTGTTTTTTAATCAATTAGAACGTTTGTACCATGTATTTAGCCTAGATGAATCAACTCATGCCATTGAGAAGCCAAAGCAGTATTCAGAGTTTGTTAATTGGCAGCGTGACGGCATTGATTCCAAGCCTATTGTTGAGAGCTTGGCATTCTGGCGACAAAAACTGCATGGCCTACCAACCCGCATAGAGTTGCCCACGGACCGTGTTCGTCCTGCATTGCAAACCTTTGTTGGAGACAAAGTAGATATCTCATTATCTTTGGATATGGCAGCAAAGCTGCGCAGGTTCTGTGCATCCCAAGGCGTTTCGGTTTATATGGCAATGTTGACAGTCTTTAATATTCTGCTGGCCAAATACAGTGGCCAAACTGATATTGTGGTTGGCACTCCGGTAGCAAACCGTCCACAACGAGCGTTTGAAAGCATTATTGGGCTACTGGTGAATAACCTGGTATTGCGCAGTGATTTGTCTGCTAATCCAAAATTCAGCCAGCTATTGCATCAGGTACGTTCCGATGTGCTAGATGCCAATGAACATGCAAACGTGCCATTTGAGAAAGTCGTTCAAGCGCTTAATCCGGAGCGTGATAGGAGTCAGTCTCCGCTATTTCAAGTAATGATGGTCTTTATGAACGCGCCACAAGGTAAAGCCGGTGTTCAGACAAGTCACGGTGTAAACATGCAGCCAGAGGAAATTCATAATAGGATTTCTGAATTTGATTTGAGCCTATATGTTTATGAAGAAGGTGCCAGTCAAGACGCAAAACATCAATCTTTGACGGCTTGGTTTGAATTTAATACCGCGTTATTCAATCATGAGCGCATCTCCCTAATGGCGGACCATTACATTCATTTGTTAGATCAGGTGTTAGACGATGCGAACGTTGCAATCGACAATTTGCAGTTGATGTCGCCTCTTCAGATCGAACAGCAGGTAAGGGATTGGAAAGGTAAGTCAGTTGAATTGACTGATGTTCACAAATTAGAACTGCAATTGGAGCAATTACTGTGCGCGAGCTTTATTACTCAGGGAACCGCAGAAGCGCTTCGTTGTGGTGACGACATACTGACTTACCAACAACTTGATCTCGACTCTAAAAGTTTGGCTCGCCAACTCCAAACCATGGGCGTTGGTCCAGAGGTGCCGGTAGCCATCTTTATCCAACGTAGCACCGACATGCTAGTCGCGATGCTCGCAGTTTTACGGGCAGGGGGATGCTATGTCCCATTAGATCCAAGCTTTCCTGCCGATCGCATCGACTATATGTTGAAAGACTCAGAGTCCAAGTTAGTACTTACTACAGGATCGTTGCAAAGCTCTCTGCCTGACAATAATTGCCAGTTGTTGATTAAAGAACGTTGGCCCAAATTTGTGCAGCATCAAGATGATATTGTCTGTCATGCCAAACCTGAAAATCTGGCATACGTGATTTATACCTCGGGTTCGACCGGGCTACCGAAAGGGGTGCGAATTGAGCGTCGAAACGTGATCAATTTTTTACTTAGTATGGCTCAACAGCCAGGTTTAGACAGCAAAGATACCTTTGTGGCCGTCACCACTATTAGTTTCGATATTCATGTTCTGGAGTTGTGGCTGCCGCTTATGGTAGGCGCTCGTTTGGTTATTGCCAATTCACAGCAAGCGTCGGATGGACATGCCTTGCTAGCTTTACTTAAAAATAGCCATGCCACGGCGATGCAGGCGACACCAGCAACATGGCATTTGTTACTGCAATGTGGATGGCAACACCCACTCCATATTAAAGCGCTATGTGGTGGCGAGCCACTGACCGAAGCATTGTGTAACAAGCTGATGTCGCTGACCGATTCAGTGTGGAATATGTATGGGCCGACAGAAACCTGTGTGTGGTCATCAGTTGAGAAAATTGTTGATAGTGACGAGCTGATTACGGTTGGCCGACCTATTGCAAATACACAGTTTTATATAGTTGATAAAAGCATGAATTTACTACCCGCTGGGATTTCCGGTGAACTATTAATTGGTGGAGCTGGTGTGGTAAGGGATTACTTCAAGCGAGAGGATTTAAACGCACAGCAATTTGTCTTCAATCCAATAAAGTCTATTGAAACGGGTAAAGTATATCGAACAGGAGATTCAGCCCAGTGGCTAACTGACGGTCGAGTGATTATCAAAGGACGCATTGATAATCAAGTGAAACTACGGGGTTATCGTATTGAGTTGGGTGAAATTGAGACTCGCTTACGTCAACATGAAGATGTCAAAGATGCGGTGGTGGCGCTGCGGGGTGAAGCAGAAAATATACGGTTAGTGGCATGGTTGAAGGGGAATGATAATTCACTTCCAAGTAACGCTTCCTTGCGTGCATTTCTGCAACTAAAGCTACCAGATTACATGCTTCCAGCTGTATTTGCTTGGGTAGACGAATTTGCCATGACACCTAATAATAAAGTCGATCGTAAAGCACTGATAGAGCCTGTTTTTGAGCAGATTAATAGTAGTCAAGAGCACAAAATGCTGACAGACGCCGAGCAATTAGTAGCTAACGTTTTTGCCCGAGTATTAAATGTTCCGCAGGTTGACAGACTCGATAATTTCTTTGATTTAGGCGGGCATTCGTTACTGTCGATGAAAGTAGTAGACCAAATTGAGCAACAATCTGGAGTGAGAATTCATCCAGGGGAGCTGTTTCAACAAAGTGTTGGGCAAATTGCAGCCATGTATCAAGATAGTTTGATTAATGACAAGGGGCAGTAA
- a CDS encoding alpha/beta fold hydrolase, which yields MNEEALLVGPTNSLVAVFTPSQRENRLISKQKTAVLLLNSGLIHHAGPGRIYTQLARNLAQQGSSVIRFDLSGIGDSVARQDNLSIYQIATQEPAEVMDYLQKRGFERFILVGICSGAYCAFKTALVDERVVGIGLVNYQDDTANDELASQAWAKRYWTDSVFRIGAWKNLISGKVNYRRLISTLTRPFETSKDPLSSKNASEKSTPSFSQELDILLSRNTSVLMLMSGLDISQQFLSVLIGDKLDAYRQNSLMDFQVVDGADHLFTNLSHQHQFIQVVSDWVQHKFESRPESF from the coding sequence ATGAATGAGGAAGCGTTATTGGTAGGACCAACCAATAGTTTGGTTGCGGTTTTCACACCATCTCAAAGGGAAAATCGGTTAATCAGCAAGCAAAAAACTGCAGTACTGTTACTTAATTCTGGACTGATACATCATGCCGGACCCGGACGGATATACACGCAACTGGCAAGGAACTTAGCTCAACAGGGAAGCTCCGTCATCCGTTTTGATTTATCTGGCATAGGTGATAGCGTTGCTCGTCAAGACAACTTATCTATTTACCAAATTGCCACCCAAGAACCTGCCGAAGTGATGGATTATCTGCAAAAAAGAGGGTTTGAACGCTTTATTCTAGTCGGTATTTGTTCGGGCGCATATTGTGCGTTTAAGACTGCTTTAGTCGATGAGCGAGTTGTGGGAATCGGATTAGTTAACTATCAGGATGATACCGCGAATGACGAACTGGCTAGTCAGGCTTGGGCAAAACGCTATTGGACTGATTCTGTGTTTCGAATCGGAGCTTGGAAGAATTTGATCAGTGGTAAAGTTAATTATCGACGTCTTATTTCTACACTTACTCGTCCATTTGAAACATCAAAGGACCCATTATCCAGCAAAAATGCCAGTGAGAAATCTACCCCTAGTTTTAGTCAGGAGTTAGATATTCTATTGTCTCGCAACACCTCGGTATTGATGTTGATGTCGGGATTAGATATCAGTCAGCAATTTTTATCAGTATTAATCGGCGATAAACTTGATGCTTATAGGCAAAATAGTTTAATGGACTTTCAGGTGGTTGACGGTGCTGATCATTTATTTACCAACCTGTCTCATCAACATCAGTTTATTCAGGTTGTGAGCGACTGGGTCCAGCATAAATTTGAATCAAGACCTGAGTCATTTTAG
- a CDS encoding alpha/beta fold hydrolase — protein MNRQTNAPQQPYTEQIKPMFIGLNDNGIFACHHLANNHLAYKGAVVICQPLGHEYERCHRGLKQFASMLAKIGFDVLRFDYRGSGDSAGDFQQGHFALWQQDINRAIDFFKQHLGVQNVALAGLRLGASLLFNAAVERQDINGLCLWSPCLSGAELLQEWQDIQQQHTQTLGYTNSPDKLLEVMGFPISEHFTADLEQLNLTPQKIVDGYHKPICVVTELNQLWQQTDATTSSMTLISAHSSNIWRQQAMQARVPMSLLKSMTQWLEGVAG, from the coding sequence GTGAATAGACAAACTAATGCCCCACAACAGCCCTATACAGAACAGATCAAGCCTATGTTTATCGGTCTGAATGATAATGGGATTTTTGCATGCCATCATCTGGCCAACAATCATTTAGCCTACAAGGGCGCGGTAGTAATCTGTCAACCTTTAGGTCATGAATATGAACGCTGCCATCGGGGACTTAAACAATTTGCTTCAATGCTGGCGAAAATCGGTTTTGATGTACTGCGATTTGACTATCGCGGCAGCGGAGACTCAGCCGGAGATTTTCAGCAAGGGCATTTTGCACTATGGCAGCAGGATATTAACCGGGCAATTGACTTCTTTAAACAGCATTTAGGCGTACAAAATGTTGCACTCGCTGGTTTACGCTTAGGGGCTAGCTTACTCTTTAATGCGGCAGTTGAGCGGCAAGACATAAATGGCTTATGTCTATGGAGTCCATGCTTGAGTGGCGCAGAACTATTACAGGAATGGCAAGATATTCAGCAACAGCATACCCAGACATTGGGATACACCAACAGCCCTGATAAATTGTTAGAAGTGATGGGGTTCCCTATATCTGAGCATTTTACAGCCGATTTAGAGCAGTTAAACTTGACGCCACAAAAAATTGTAGATGGATATCACAAGCCAATATGTGTGGTAACTGAACTCAATCAACTATGGCAACAAACCGATGCAACTACGTCATCTATGACGCTGATTTCAGCTCACAGCAGTAATATTTGGCGCCAGCAAGCGATGCAGGCACGTGTACCCATGTCATTATTAAAAAGCATGACGCAATGGCTGGAAGGAGTAGCGGGATGA